From one Amycolatopsis sp. FDAARGOS 1241 genomic stretch:
- a CDS encoding (4Fe-4S)-binding protein, translating to MSLDHADLAGERPHVLSALPGTRSLVSLVVRMNRDNLRTPARSVANQEFHRSGEIINEAARTITRALQDAGHRALNPAATFPMEKDRFPGRIWVGAHKTVAAAAGLGVMGLHRNVIHPKFGNFVLLATLLVDAEVTEYGEALDYNPCVECKLCVAACPVGATAKTGEFDWAACSTHNYREFMGGFTGWVETVADSGDGAEFRSRVTDSENASMWQSLSFKANYKAAYCMAVCPAGEEVLGPYLQDRREFMRTLLRPLQDKEETVYVTSGSAAQSHVERRFPHKTVKEVRGRKP from the coding sequence GTGTCGCTCGACCACGCCGACCTGGCGGGGGAGCGCCCGCACGTGCTCTCGGCCCTGCCCGGCACGCGCAGTCTCGTCTCGCTGGTCGTGCGCATGAACCGCGACAACCTGCGCACGCCCGCGCGCAGCGTCGCGAACCAGGAGTTCCACCGCAGCGGCGAGATCATCAACGAAGCGGCCCGCACGATCACCCGCGCGCTGCAGGACGCCGGCCACCGCGCGCTCAACCCGGCGGCCACGTTCCCGATGGAGAAGGACCGCTTCCCCGGCCGGATCTGGGTCGGGGCGCACAAGACCGTCGCGGCGGCGGCCGGGCTCGGGGTGATGGGCTTGCACCGCAACGTGATCCACCCGAAGTTCGGCAACTTCGTCCTGCTCGCGACGCTGCTGGTCGACGCCGAGGTGACCGAATACGGCGAAGCCCTGGACTACAATCCCTGCGTGGAGTGCAAGCTGTGCGTGGCCGCGTGCCCCGTCGGCGCGACCGCCAAGACCGGCGAGTTCGACTGGGCCGCGTGCTCCACGCACAACTACCGCGAGTTCATGGGCGGATTCACCGGGTGGGTCGAGACCGTGGCCGACAGCGGTGACGGCGCCGAGTTCCGGTCGCGCGTCACGGATTCCGAGAACGCGTCGATGTGGCAGAGCCTGTCCTTCAAGGCCAACTACAAGGCGGCCTACTGCATGGCGGTGTGCCCGGCGGGGGAGGAAGTGCTCGGACCGTACCTGCAGGACCGCCGGGAATTCATGCGCACGCTGCTGCGGCCGTTGCAGGACAAGGAGGAGACGGTGTACGTCACCAGTGGCTCGGCCGCCCAGTCCCATGTGGAGCGCCGGTTCCCGCACAAGACAGTGAAGGAGGTCCGCGGCCGCAAACCCTGA
- a CDS encoding coagulation factor 5/8 type domain-containing protein, which produces MSEHPDQTLARRSFLALGSGAALAATSGLALAPEATATPQQTQQTRQTPKAPPPATHAAGQPDFGPHVHVFDSATGAANIQATLDAVYAQQRGSQFGTGRYALLFKPGAYSVDVKLGYYTQVAGLGLQPSGASITGSLGVEGDAHGNGTLVNFWRGAENLNAVPKSGVDTWAVSQATYYRRIYLLGDLKLSDGGYSSGGFIADCQITGQVNSGTQQQWLTRNSVLGSWVGSNWNFVFVGTPGAPATTFPTPPCTNVADTPVICEKPFLYVDADGAYQVFVPAVRTDTRATSWEARRPDGTSLPIGDFHLAKPGETAAELNAALTQGKHLLLTPGIYHVDQPLKVTRANTVVLGLGYATLIPDNGVTALDVDDVDGVRVAGLLVDAGPVASDPLVRFGPDGSRRSHAHNPSSMHDVFVRVGGAGVGKAKRCVLVNSNDVLIDNMWLWRADHGTGVGWTANTSDVGLVVIGSGVLAYGLFVEHHQKAQVQWNGEGGRTYFFQNEMPYDPPEQAAWMDGTHRGFPAYAVGDRVRTHEAWGLGSYCIFAADRTIVSDRAIAAPRRPGVRFHSMITFSLGGGQGTIAHVVNDTGGPSDAVTGLAMLKSYP; this is translated from the coding sequence TTGTCCGAGCACCCCGATCAGACTCTCGCGAGGAGAAGCTTCCTGGCCCTCGGTTCCGGCGCCGCGCTCGCCGCGACGTCGGGGCTCGCGCTCGCCCCCGAAGCGACCGCGACGCCGCAGCAGACCCAGCAGACCCGGCAGACCCCGAAGGCCCCGCCACCCGCCACCCACGCCGCCGGCCAGCCGGACTTCGGCCCGCACGTGCACGTCTTCGACTCCGCCACCGGCGCGGCGAACATCCAGGCCACCCTCGACGCCGTCTACGCGCAGCAGCGCGGCAGCCAGTTCGGCACCGGCCGCTACGCGCTGCTGTTCAAACCCGGCGCCTACTCCGTCGACGTCAAGCTCGGCTACTACACCCAGGTCGCAGGCCTCGGCCTGCAGCCGAGCGGTGCGAGCATCACCGGCTCGCTGGGCGTGGAGGGCGACGCGCACGGAAACGGGACGCTCGTGAACTTCTGGCGCGGCGCGGAGAACCTCAACGCCGTGCCCAAGAGCGGGGTCGACACCTGGGCCGTCTCGCAGGCCACCTACTACCGGCGCATCTACCTGCTCGGTGACCTGAAGCTGTCCGACGGCGGCTACTCCAGCGGCGGCTTCATCGCCGACTGCCAGATCACGGGCCAGGTCAACTCCGGCACCCAGCAGCAGTGGCTCACGCGCAATTCGGTGCTCGGCTCGTGGGTGGGCTCGAACTGGAACTTCGTGTTCGTCGGCACGCCCGGTGCGCCGGCTACGACGTTCCCGACCCCGCCTTGCACGAACGTGGCGGACACACCGGTGATCTGCGAGAAGCCGTTCCTGTACGTGGACGCCGACGGGGCGTACCAGGTCTTCGTTCCGGCCGTCCGCACGGACACGCGGGCCACCAGCTGGGAGGCGCGCCGTCCCGACGGCACGTCGCTGCCGATCGGCGACTTCCACCTCGCCAAGCCCGGCGAGACCGCGGCCGAGCTCAACGCCGCGCTGACGCAGGGCAAGCACCTGCTGCTCACGCCCGGGATCTACCACGTCGACCAGCCGCTGAAGGTCACGCGCGCGAACACCGTCGTGCTCGGCCTCGGCTACGCCACGCTGATCCCGGACAACGGCGTGACCGCGCTCGACGTCGACGACGTCGACGGCGTGCGCGTGGCCGGACTCCTCGTCGACGCCGGCCCGGTGGCGTCCGACCCGCTCGTCCGCTTCGGCCCGGACGGCTCCCGCCGCTCCCACGCGCACAACCCCAGCTCGATGCACGACGTGTTCGTCCGGGTCGGCGGCGCCGGGGTGGGCAAGGCCAAGCGCTGCGTGCTGGTGAACAGCAACGACGTGCTGATCGACAACATGTGGCTCTGGCGAGCCGACCACGGCACCGGCGTCGGCTGGACCGCCAACACCTCCGATGTGGGCCTGGTCGTGATCGGCTCCGGGGTGCTCGCGTACGGGCTGTTCGTCGAGCACCACCAGAAGGCCCAGGTGCAGTGGAACGGCGAAGGCGGGCGCACGTACTTCTTCCAGAACGAGATGCCCTACGACCCGCCGGAGCAGGCCGCGTGGATGGACGGGACCCACCGGGGCTTCCCGGCGTACGCGGTGGGTGACCGCGTGCGCACGCACGAAGCGTGGGGCCTCGGCAGCTACTGCATCTTCGCCGCGGACCGCACGATCGTCTCCGACCGCGCGATCGCCGCGCCCCGCCGGCCGGGAGTTCGGTTCCACAGCATGATCACGTTCTCCCTCGGCGGCGGGCAGGGCACGATCGCCCACGTCGTGAACGACACGGGCGGCCCGTCCGACGCCGTCACCGGGCTGGCGATGCTGAAGTCCTACCCCTGA
- the crcB gene encoding fluoride efflux transporter CrcB, producing the protein MPESPDPRAVSGRRRPPARWIALREHAPVLAVIALGGALGAVARYGLAVLLPTQPGHFPLATFLTNVSGCFLIGILMVAVTEAWTAHRLVRPFLGIGILGGYTTFSTYTVEIRGLLDAGEADVALGYLAATLVAALPAVALGMALARLAFVRRERAVRP; encoded by the coding sequence GTGCCCGAATCACCTGACCCGCGGGCGGTTTCCGGCCGTCGTCGGCCACCCGCACGCTGGATCGCACTGCGTGAACACGCGCCGGTGCTCGCCGTGATCGCCCTCGGCGGCGCCCTCGGTGCCGTCGCCCGCTACGGCCTCGCCGTACTGCTGCCAACCCAGCCAGGGCACTTTCCGCTGGCAACCTTCCTGACCAACGTGTCCGGCTGCTTCCTCATCGGCATCCTCATGGTCGCCGTCACCGAAGCGTGGACCGCGCACCGGCTGGTGCGGCCGTTCCTCGGCATCGGGATCCTCGGGGGCTACACCACGTTCTCGACCTACACCGTCGAAATCCGGGGGCTCCTGGACGCGGGTGAGGCCGACGTCGCGCTCGGCTACCTCGCGGCCACGCTCGTGGCGGCGTTGCCCGCCGTGGCACTGGGGATGGCGCTCGCGCGGTTGGCTTTCGTCCGGCGCGAGCGGGCGGTCCGGCCGTGA
- a CDS encoding class F sortase: protein MTTKFRRAATAAATLALAVVVAGCGSSGDPAPAAAPKPVPASVPVTKPFKGLRPTEVSIPKIGAQSSLVSVAVNLQGKISVPSVKTPMQAAWYRLSPVPGEVGPAVVLGHVDGDKKPGIFYRLKDLVPGDEVDIDRSDGKKLKFTVARVTQVPKDQFPEDAVYGNSTKPELRLITCGGVFDHAEHSYVDNIVVYADLAS, encoded by the coding sequence ATGACGACCAAGTTTCGCCGCGCCGCCACGGCCGCCGCCACGCTCGCGCTGGCGGTCGTGGTGGCCGGCTGCGGCTCGTCGGGCGACCCGGCCCCGGCCGCGGCGCCGAAACCGGTGCCCGCGAGCGTGCCGGTCACCAAACCGTTCAAGGGCCTGCGCCCGACGGAGGTGTCGATCCCGAAGATCGGCGCGCAGTCGAGCCTCGTCTCGGTCGCGGTGAACCTGCAGGGCAAGATCTCCGTGCCGTCGGTGAAGACGCCGATGCAGGCCGCGTGGTACCGCCTGTCCCCGGTGCCCGGCGAGGTCGGGCCGGCCGTGGTGCTGGGTCACGTGGACGGGGACAAGAAGCCGGGCATCTTCTACCGGCTGAAGGACCTCGTCCCCGGTGACGAAGTGGACATCGACCGCAGCGACGGCAAGAAGCTGAAGTTCACCGTCGCGCGTGTCACGCAGGTGCCGAAGGACCAGTTCCCCGAGGACGCGGTCTACGGCAACAGCACCAAACCGGAGCTGCGGCTGATCACCTGCGGCGGCGTGTTCGACCACGCCGAGCACAGCTACGTGGACAACATCGTCGTGTACGCCGACCTGGCGTCCTGA
- a CDS encoding alginate lyase family protein, translated as MNGVAVLPPSRSRSRLGRFSLVLATVTGLLATTAGAAGASPAPQQPVSVCSLPIVSLACQPGTVVLDGARLTKNRVGLLLGDATLRTSLGDLLDQADAALAKGPWTVVDKDRVPPSGDKHDYLSLAPYWWPSQPATADNPQGCPYVQRDGVLNPETTAVPDKAERLTAFSSIYQLSLAWFYTRKPEYAQRAARDLRTWFLDTATKMNPNLNFAQGIPCKNDGRGIGIIEFAYTFTQVLDAAQILSTGAPGWSKSDAKGMQGWSADFLAWLRTSQNGKDEAAETNNHGSFYDMLTAGIALYTGDKALAKQIVLTAEKTRLDHQIAADGSQPEESTRTRSFHYHTFNLVALTRLAQIGRHVGVDLWSYHTPEGGSLFKAVDHLLPAATGGASQWPLPDLNFLQYAALDSVHAAADAGDAQARAALPHIPAPPGGDLYPVRPAAEQLDDISVTG; from the coding sequence ATGAACGGAGTTGCGGTGCTGCCTCCTTCACGGTCCCGTTCCCGGCTGGGCCGGTTCTCCCTCGTCCTCGCCACCGTCACCGGCCTGCTCGCGACCACCGCGGGCGCGGCCGGCGCCTCGCCTGCGCCGCAGCAGCCGGTGTCGGTGTGCTCGCTGCCGATCGTGTCCCTCGCGTGCCAACCCGGCACCGTCGTCCTCGACGGCGCCCGGCTCACGAAGAACCGCGTCGGGCTGCTGCTCGGTGACGCAACACTGCGCACGTCCCTCGGCGACCTGCTCGATCAGGCCGACGCAGCCCTGGCCAAGGGCCCGTGGACGGTCGTCGACAAGGATCGCGTGCCCCCGAGCGGCGACAAACACGACTACCTGAGCCTCGCGCCGTACTGGTGGCCGAGCCAGCCGGCGACCGCCGACAACCCGCAGGGCTGCCCGTACGTGCAGCGCGACGGCGTGCTCAACCCCGAGACCACCGCCGTGCCCGACAAAGCCGAGCGGCTCACGGCGTTCAGCTCGATCTACCAGCTCTCCCTCGCCTGGTTCTACACGCGCAAGCCGGAGTACGCGCAGCGCGCCGCGCGCGACCTGCGCACGTGGTTCCTCGACACGGCCACGAAGATGAACCCGAACCTGAACTTCGCGCAGGGCATCCCGTGCAAGAACGACGGCCGCGGGATCGGCATCATCGAGTTCGCCTACACCTTCACGCAGGTGCTCGACGCCGCGCAGATCCTGAGCACGGGCGCGCCCGGCTGGTCGAAGAGCGACGCGAAGGGGATGCAGGGCTGGTCGGCCGACTTCCTGGCCTGGCTGCGCACGAGCCAGAACGGCAAGGACGAAGCCGCCGAGACCAACAACCACGGCTCGTTCTACGACATGCTCACCGCCGGCATCGCGCTCTACACCGGCGACAAGGCGCTGGCCAAGCAGATCGTGCTGACCGCCGAGAAGACGCGCCTGGACCACCAGATCGCCGCCGACGGCAGCCAGCCCGAGGAGTCGACGCGCACGCGCAGCTTCCACTACCACACGTTCAACCTCGTCGCGCTCACCCGGCTCGCGCAGATCGGCCGCCACGTCGGCGTCGACCTGTGGAGCTACCACACCCCGGAGGGTGGCAGCCTCTTCAAGGCCGTCGACCACCTCCTGCCCGCCGCGACGGGCGGTGCGTCGCAATGGCCGCTGCCGGACCTGAACTTCCTGCAATACGCGGCCCTCGACAGCGTCCACGCCGCCGCCGACGCCGGTGACGCCCAGGCGCGCGCAGCCCTGCCCCACATCCCGGCCCCGCCGGGCGGCGACCTGTACCCGGTTCGCCCGGCCGCCGAACAGCTCGACGACATCTCGGTCACCGGCTGA
- a CDS encoding class I SAM-dependent methyltransferase: MESTRRDGDTWDLASSVGATATMAAAARAIATREDRSLIDDPFAEPLVRAVGVDLLTRLATGEEAPGDLVGHVWIDLAKVRTKFYDEFFLDATNAGLTQAVILASGLDSRAYRLPWPAGTVVYELDQPQVVEFKTRALAELGATPTADRRVAAVDLRDDWPAALRTAGFDPARPTAWSAEGLLGYLPPEAQDRLLDTITELSAPGSRVATENRPNPRPGDEDTTKESLDRISEHWRAQNFDTDMTRLRYFGARNEAAPYLTDLGWTLTGTSIRDLLAANHLPPLEDDGMRMGDMRYVIGTLTNIGE; encoded by the coding sequence GTGGAATCCACCAGGCGCGACGGAGACACCTGGGACCTGGCGTCCAGCGTCGGCGCGACCGCCACCATGGCCGCGGCGGCCCGGGCGATCGCGACCCGCGAGGATCGTTCGCTCATCGACGACCCGTTCGCCGAACCGCTCGTGCGGGCGGTCGGCGTCGACCTGCTCACCCGGCTGGCGACGGGCGAAGAGGCCCCCGGCGATTTGGTCGGGCACGTGTGGATCGACCTGGCCAAGGTCCGGACCAAGTTCTACGACGAGTTCTTCCTCGACGCGACCAACGCGGGCCTCACGCAGGCCGTGATCCTGGCCTCGGGACTGGATTCCCGCGCGTACCGGCTGCCCTGGCCGGCCGGGACCGTGGTGTACGAGCTCGACCAGCCGCAGGTCGTCGAATTCAAGACCCGTGCCCTGGCCGAGCTGGGCGCCACCCCCACCGCCGACCGGCGGGTGGCCGCGGTCGACCTGCGCGACGACTGGCCCGCCGCGTTGCGCACCGCGGGCTTCGACCCGGCCCGGCCGACCGCGTGGAGCGCCGAAGGCCTGCTGGGCTACCTGCCGCCCGAGGCACAGGATCGCTTGCTGGACACCATCACCGAACTCAGCGCGCCGGGCAGCCGGGTGGCCACGGAAAACAGGCCCAATCCGCGACCGGGCGACGAAGACACGACAAAGGAAAGCCTGGACCGGATCTCCGAACACTGGCGTGCGCAGAACTTCGACACCGACATGACGCGGCTGCGCTATTTCGGCGCGCGCAACGAAGCGGCTCCCTACCTCACCGACCTCGGCTGGACGCTGACCGGAACCAGCATCCGGGACCTCCTCGCCGCCAACCACCTTCCACCCCTCGAGGACGACGGCATGCGCATGGGCGACATGCGCTACGTCATTGGCACCCTCACCAACATCGGGGAGTAG
- a CDS encoding alpha/beta fold hydrolase, with amino-acid sequence MATSVRVPGLVLTEHEFSVPLDHSRPDGEQLTVFAREVAAPDGQDRPFLVFLQGGPGQEAPRPVKGAPGWLPRALRDYRVLMLDQRGTGRSAPVGVLPGRTPAEQAEYLAHFRADSIVRDAELIRARLGVDRWSVLGQSFGGFCALTYLSHTPQGLREAFFTGGLPPVKRHPDEVYTATFETLLERNRRYYERYPADRERVRALHPRLAAGEISLPDGTSLNPRLFRQLGNVLGSSEGAETLHYLLERDPESPAFAHDVAAMLPFSARNPLYAVIHEACYADGHATRWSAERVRPALYDEDVTLFTGEHVFPSVFTDLPGLAPLREAAELLAEREWPRLYDEDALRRCDVPCAAAIYTEDAYVDRRFSEETARLIPSMLPWVTNEYEHNGLRAAGEHVLGRLIDLARGAA; translated from the coding sequence ATGGCTACCTCCGTGCGCGTTCCCGGTCTGGTCCTGACCGAACACGAGTTCTCCGTCCCGCTCGACCACAGCCGGCCCGACGGTGAGCAGCTCACCGTCTTCGCGCGGGAGGTCGCCGCACCCGACGGGCAGGACCGGCCGTTCCTGGTGTTCCTGCAGGGCGGGCCGGGCCAGGAGGCGCCGCGGCCGGTGAAGGGCGCACCCGGCTGGCTGCCGCGGGCGCTGCGGGACTACCGCGTGCTGATGCTGGACCAGCGCGGCACCGGCCGCTCGGCGCCCGTCGGCGTACTGCCCGGCCGCACGCCCGCCGAACAAGCCGAGTACTTGGCGCACTTCCGCGCCGACTCGATCGTGCGCGACGCCGAGCTGATCCGCGCGCGACTGGGGGTGGACCGGTGGAGCGTGCTGGGCCAGTCGTTCGGCGGGTTCTGCGCGCTGACCTACCTCTCGCACACGCCCCAGGGCCTGCGCGAAGCGTTCTTCACCGGTGGCCTCCCGCCGGTGAAGCGGCACCCCGACGAGGTCTACACCGCGACGTTCGAGACGCTCCTGGAGCGCAACCGCCGCTACTACGAGCGCTACCCCGCCGACCGTGAACGCGTGCGCGCGCTGCACCCGCGCCTGGCGGCCGGCGAGATCTCGCTCCCCGACGGCACCTCCCTCAACCCGCGGCTGTTCCGGCAGCTCGGCAACGTGCTCGGTTCCAGCGAGGGCGCCGAGACGTTGCACTACCTGCTCGAACGCGACCCGGAGTCGCCGGCCTTCGCCCACGACGTCGCCGCCATGCTTCCGTTTTCCGCGCGCAACCCGCTCTACGCCGTGATCCACGAGGCGTGTTACGCCGACGGCCACGCCACGCGCTGGTCGGCCGAGCGCGTGCGCCCGGCCCTCTATGACGAGGACGTCACGCTCTTCACGGGTGAGCACGTGTTCCCGTCGGTGTTCACCGACCTGCCCGGATTGGCGCCGCTGCGAGAGGCGGCCGAGCTGCTCGCCGAGCGCGAATGGCCGCGGCTGTACGACGAGGACGCGCTGCGCCGCTGTGACGTGCCGTGCGCGGCGGCGATCTACACCGAAGACGCCTACGTCGACCGCCGGTTCTCCGAGGAGACCGCGCGGCTGATTCCCTCGATGCTGCCGTGGGTGACTAACGAATACGAGCACAACGGGCTGCGCGCGGCCGGGGAGCACGTGCTCGGGCGGCTGATCGACCTCGCCCGCGGGGCCGCCTGA
- a CDS encoding LuxR C-terminal-related transcriptional regulator → MLCLSCGAPLSPGPGKQGGRRPRYCSGACRQRAYRRRVRTTRPGPGCIGRRVELATLRRLLTRHRLVTITGPGGIGKTRLAAELTAPVLDVSIVDPPVPPDADLVVLDGCDHRPGATSELVRRLLGERPEVRIVATSRSLLGVEGEQVLPLRGLASADAARLLLDRIRLLNPFFAVGPADVTDLCRVLEGVPAALELAAPRVRLLGPAGASEGLTTALDLAPGERSVRADLERDQRRLAPSERAAWHRLAVLPGPFDAELAAVLGAGPGVLDRLVTESLLVPEPAADGTTYLRLWAGGRAFAREQLDAEGNTDAAFEALAAHLVAQVEPHLPAFLLPEGLCRRLVARADHVLAAIGWLTARGDARLAVPACGLARAWLALGRHLEESERLVRAALPHVADRPDLTASLQAALCKALHRAGRFGEQLRIGADALALESTLDRPARIASLHDLLAAGHRASGSPAQADGHYRAALSLARELGDPAVLSVLLNDLAWAAVESGDLTEAQELLGEGLPLARAHATPGRLASVLHTAGTAALAAGDHATAEARFVEALLVTAPTDGLKVPYFTEGVAIVLTTRGDHERALGLFACADAVRRGLDAVAEPAWRHRVRSAAATAATALDPRRARAATRAGTRVSLAAAVAHSLDASEHFHATGHDRLTPQEQTVAALVTDGLTNQQIARRLGIAPRTVATHLERIRAKLGVRPRSALAAWFTRTTADG, encoded by the coding sequence GTGTTGTGCCTCAGCTGCGGTGCCCCACTGTCCCCTGGGCCGGGAAAACAGGGCGGGCGGCGCCCGCGGTACTGCTCCGGCGCGTGCCGGCAGCGCGCGTACCGGCGCCGGGTCCGGACCACGCGGCCCGGCCCGGGCTGCATCGGGCGGCGCGTAGAGCTCGCGACGCTTCGCCGGCTGCTCACCCGCCACCGGCTCGTCACGATCACCGGCCCGGGTGGCATCGGCAAGACCCGGCTCGCGGCCGAGCTCACCGCACCCGTGCTCGATGTGTCCATTGTGGATCCGCCAGTGCCGCCGGACGCCGACCTCGTCGTTCTGGACGGTTGCGACCACCGGCCCGGTGCCACGTCAGAGCTGGTCAGGCGGCTGCTGGGCGAAAGACCGGAGGTGCGGATCGTGGCCACGAGCCGCAGCCTGCTCGGCGTCGAGGGCGAGCAGGTGCTTCCGCTGCGTGGCCTCGCTTCTGCCGACGCAGCGCGGCTGCTTCTGGACCGGATCCGCCTGCTCAACCCGTTCTTCGCCGTCGGTCCCGCCGACGTCACGGACTTGTGCCGCGTCCTCGAAGGCGTCCCCGCCGCGCTCGAGCTGGCCGCGCCGCGCGTGCGCCTGCTCGGTCCGGCCGGCGCGTCCGAAGGCCTCACGACGGCGCTCGACCTCGCGCCCGGCGAGCGGTCCGTGCGCGCGGATCTCGAACGCGACCAGCGGCGGCTCGCCCCGTCCGAACGCGCGGCGTGGCACCGGCTGGCGGTGCTGCCCGGGCCGTTCGACGCCGAGCTGGCGGCCGTCCTCGGCGCCGGTCCCGGTGTGCTGGACCGGCTGGTGACGGAGTCGCTGCTCGTGCCTGAGCCCGCCGCCGACGGCACGACCTACCTGCGACTGTGGGCGGGGGGCCGTGCGTTCGCGCGCGAGCAGCTCGACGCCGAAGGGAACACGGACGCCGCGTTCGAGGCGCTCGCGGCCCACCTCGTGGCGCAGGTCGAACCGCACCTGCCGGCGTTCCTCCTGCCTGAGGGCCTGTGCCGGCGGCTCGTCGCGCGGGCCGACCACGTGCTGGCGGCGATCGGCTGGCTCACCGCGCGTGGCGACGCGCGGCTCGCCGTGCCGGCCTGCGGGCTCGCCCGGGCGTGGCTGGCGCTCGGGCGCCACCTCGAAGAGAGCGAACGGCTCGTGCGCGCCGCGCTCCCGCACGTCGCCGATCGGCCGGACCTCACCGCGTCGCTGCAAGCGGCGCTGTGCAAAGCTTTGCACCGCGCCGGCCGCTTCGGCGAGCAATTGCGCATCGGTGCGGACGCACTGGCGCTGGAGTCCACACTGGACCGTCCGGCACGCATCGCATCGCTCCACGACCTCCTCGCGGCCGGGCACCGCGCTTCCGGCTCGCCGGCGCAGGCGGACGGGCACTACCGCGCTGCGCTGTCGCTCGCCCGCGAGCTCGGTGACCCGGCCGTGCTCTCGGTGCTGCTCAACGACCTCGCGTGGGCCGCCGTGGAATCAGGCGACCTCACCGAGGCGCAGGAACTGCTCGGCGAAGGCCTCCCGCTCGCACGTGCGCACGCGACCCCCGGTCGGCTCGCGAGCGTGCTGCACACCGCCGGCACCGCCGCCCTCGCCGCCGGCGACCACGCGACGGCCGAAGCCCGGTTCGTGGAGGCCCTCCTCGTCACCGCCCCCACCGACGGCCTCAAGGTGCCCTACTTCACCGAGGGCGTCGCCATCGTCCTGACCACCCGCGGCGACCACGAGCGCGCGCTGGGCCTGTTCGCCTGCGCCGACGCCGTCCGCCGCGGCCTGGACGCCGTGGCGGAACCCGCGTGGCGCCACCGCGTCCGCTCGGCCGCCGCCACCGCGGCCACTGCTCTCGACCCCCGCCGCGCCCGCGCCGCCACCCGCGCCGGCACGCGCGTCTCCCTCGCCGCCGCCGTCGCCCATTCCCTCGACGCGAGTGAGCACTTCCACGCCACCGGCCACGACCGGCTGACACCCCAGGAGCAGACCGTCGCCGCCCTCGTCACCGACGGCCTGACCAACCAGCAGATCGCGCGCCGCCTCGGCATCGCCCCGCGCACGGTCGCCACCCACCTCGAACGCATCCGCGCCAAACTCGGCGTCCGCCCCCGGTCCGCGCTGGCCGCGTGGTTCACCCGCACCACCGCCGACGGGTGA
- a CDS encoding TetR/AcrR family transcriptional regulator, giving the protein MPRPRIHDPERLLDVAERLVAERGPEEVTVRALALEAGVPNSTIYHSFGSLPALVGRAWLRGATHFLDVQENLVDEALAGDGPIAAVVAAADAPAVVAGLRPDAARLMITVSPDRVLGPQLPAEVVEALHALDKRMVRLLVRLARELWQRGDGAAVEVITACVVDLPTALLRRELVEGRVGEGSRRRLAAAVRAVLALPPPKRRPSRTGRST; this is encoded by the coding sequence GTGCCCAGACCCCGGATCCACGATCCAGAACGGCTGCTCGACGTCGCCGAGCGGCTCGTGGCCGAGCGCGGCCCTGAGGAGGTCACCGTGCGCGCGCTCGCACTCGAGGCGGGGGTGCCGAACAGCACGATCTACCACAGCTTCGGCTCGCTGCCCGCGCTCGTCGGGCGCGCCTGGCTGCGCGGCGCCACCCACTTCCTCGACGTGCAGGAGAACCTGGTCGACGAGGCGCTGGCCGGCGATGGGCCGATCGCGGCCGTCGTCGCCGCGGCCGATGCGCCCGCCGTGGTCGCGGGGCTGCGGCCCGACGCGGCGCGCCTGATGATCACCGTCTCACCCGACCGCGTGCTCGGCCCGCAGCTGCCCGCCGAGGTGGTCGAAGCCCTGCACGCGCTGGACAAACGAATGGTGCGCCTGCTCGTCCGCCTCGCCCGTGAGCTGTGGCAGCGCGGTGACGGCGCGGCCGTCGAGGTCATCACCGCGTGTGTCGTGGACCTGCCGACCGCGCTGTTGCGCCGCGAGCTGGTCGAAGGGCGCGTCGGCGAGGGCAGCCGCCGCCGGCTCGCTGCCGCGGTGCGCGCCGTCCTCGCACTCCCGCCGCCGAAACGGCGTCCGTCCCGTACCGGAAGAAGCACCTGA
- the crcB gene encoding fluoride efflux transporter CrcB, whose amino-acid sequence MTVLLVIAGAIVGAPLRYLTDRFVQARHGSPFPWGTFVVNLTGCLILGGLAGAGSALPTAVSLLAGTGFCGALTTYSTFGYETVRLLERRAYWPAVGNIALSVVAGVGAAALGYAVVHALVG is encoded by the coding sequence GTGACGGTCCTGCTCGTGATCGCCGGCGCGATCGTCGGCGCGCCGCTGCGCTACCTCACCGACCGGTTCGTGCAGGCGCGCCACGGCAGCCCCTTCCCGTGGGGCACCTTCGTCGTCAACCTCACGGGGTGCCTGATCCTCGGCGGGCTCGCCGGCGCCGGCTCCGCGTTGCCCACGGCCGTGTCGCTGCTCGCCGGCACCGGTTTCTGCGGGGCGCTCACGACGTACAGCACGTTCGGCTACGAGACCGTGCGCTTGCTCGAACGGCGCGCGTACTGGCCCGCGGTGGGCAACATCGCGCTGAGCGTCGTGGCGGGCGTGGGGGCCGCGGCGCTCGGGTACGCAGTGGTCCACGCCCTCGTCGGCTGA